From Triticum urartu cultivar G1812 chromosome 2, Tu2.1, whole genome shotgun sequence, a single genomic window includes:
- the LOC125538131 gene encoding uncharacterized protein LOC125538131 encodes MIEKGKRASFASASARSWAGPHSQARGRWFPLLAHKAPARSSPAKPRCHILSPPPPPPPPPLQPPPSIRRNWRGRHLDLSAAGGVGRNKMKARQFLNVVMQRYGSVSSYAVSRIKPEEHLFYRSTAEARAAAKSKFNMEWPSSAVAPPWMESISRMPPPRLGFERSISDDKRLDFLPFYERSIGGASKILCVDAEGHTVLYDMDAGSLQLIPCLNSPKGSRPIGFSATNAEASDPERADAFYVMGRYRVSRSPCNFEALMYSDPSNGGRLKGWHWHRLPPPPVADDNYNVICHALLAIDGHSILVVSSGEQSYCFNTTSRKWFKAGSWTLPFFGRAVHVPELDNLLFGIDNDEHHFCAMDISPLRSDSGPPLAYSWPHLDELPEDWRMLDCSFVYLGAGKFCITKVFEFGFNKRTGNPTDTGAVMSGVEVVRHKKSGLVMVNHRSKFYKFIMDDIQCVL; translated from the exons ATGATCGAGAAGGGGAAGCGCGCATCGTTCGCGAGCGCGTCGGCACGTTCTTGGGCCGGCCCACATAGCCAGGCGCGCGGGCGCTGGTTTCCTCTACTGGCGCATAAGGCGCCAGCGAGGAGCTCTCCGGCTAAACCTAGATGCCACATCCtatcgccgccgccaccgccgccgccgccgccgctgcaacCGCCACCTTCGATTCGGCGGAATTGGAGGGGAAGACACTTGGATCTGTCTGCTGCAG GAGGAGTGGGGAGAAATAAAATGAAGGCGCGGCAGTTCCTGAATGTGGTGATGCAGAGGTATGGCAGTGTCAGCTCGTATGCGGTGAGTCGCATCAAGCCCGAGGAGCACCTCTTCTACAGATCCACCGCAGAAGCACGGGCAGCAGCAAAATCTAAGTTTAATATGGAGTGGCCATCATCAGCCGTGGCGCCACCATGGATGGAGAGCATCTCGCGGATGCCTCCGCCCAGGCTCGGATTCGAACGGTCCATCTCAGACGACAAAAGACTGGATTTTCTGCCCTTCTATGAACGAAGCATCGGTGGTGCTAGCAAGATCCTCTGCGTGGACGCCGAGGGGCACACCGTCCTATACGACATGGACGCCGGCTCCCTCCAGCTAATTCCCTGCCTCAACAGTCCTAAGGGGAGCAGGCCCATCGGCTTCTCCGCCACTAATGCCGAAGCCTCCGACCCCGAGCGTGCTGATGCCTTCTACGTCATGGGAAGGTACCGTGTCAGCCGCAGTCCCTGCAACTTCGAGGCACTCATGTACAGCGACCCTTCCAATGGCGGGAGGTTGAAAGGCTGGCATTGGCACCGGCTACCGCCACCACCTGTCGCTGATGACAATTACAATGTCATTTGCCATGCGCTGCTTGCCATTGACGGCCACTCGATTCTTGTTGTCTCCTCTGGAGAACAAAGCTACTGCTTCAACACGACCAGTCGCAAGTGGTTTAAGGCCGGCTCCTGGACACTGCCATTCTTCGGTCGTGCTGTGCATGTACCAGAGCTCGACAACCTCTTGTTTGGCATTGACAATGATGAACACCACTTTTGTGCAATGGATATCTCCCCTCTACGCTCGGACAGTGGCCCGCCTTTGGCGTACAGTTGGCCACACCTTGACGAACTGCCTGAGGACTGGAGGATGCTAGACTGCAGCTTTGTGTACTTGGGAGCTGGCAAGTTTTGCATTACCAAGGTCTTTGAGTTTGGTTTCAACAAACGCACTGGCAACCCGACTGACACAGGTGCTGTCATGTCTGGCGTGGAGGTAGTGCGCCACAAGAAGTCTGGACTCGTTATGGTCAACCATAGGTCCAAATTCTACAAGTTCATCATGGATGACATCCAGTGTGTCTTGTAA